A part of Tessaracoccus timonensis genomic DNA contains:
- a CDS encoding ribbon-helix-helix domain-containing protein, giving the protein MTDEVVGEFVEAAAEARSAGRPSLSAPGVHSPSVTVRLPEELSAKLDRAVASTGKRRSQIVREALEAALV; this is encoded by the coding sequence CTGACGGATGAGGTGGTGGGGGAGTTCGTCGAGGCAGCCGCAGAAGCCCGTAGCGCGGGGCGGCCGTCGCTGAGCGCTCCCGGCGTCCACTCTCCATCCGTCACTGTCCGTCTTCCAGAGGAGCTCAGCGCCAAGCTGGATCGCGCGGTCGCCAGCACCGGAAAACGACGCTCCCAGATCGTGCGTGAAGCCCTCGAAGCGGCACTCGTGTGA
- a CDS encoding TrkH family potassium uptake protein yields MALPFRGSRPTRTILFGFLLALIIGTGLLMLPISTQSPGGIPLLPALFTATSALCVTGLSDVDVPTYWTPFGHVVIMFLIQIGGFGVMSFATLLSLRVMGKVSLGSRITAATEAHGSVGGLRPLLRRVLVTGLVIEGIVMAALTIRLLTLGYSVGDSLWYGLFHAVSSFNNAGFSLFPGNMTPFVGDWGICLPIMGAIIVGGLGFPVLHQLARAYRHPHRWTMHTRMVLFGTAVLLVLSSIYVTVLEWNNPKTLGELPWHSRILAGAFQAVQTRTAGFNSVDIGSLHDSTLFGMDMLMFIGGGPAGTAGGIKITTFFVLLFIAWAEIRGDSAVNIFGRRLSRSLHRQAITVALLASAVVGLATLALLVLSPFSLDQSLFEAISAFGTVGLSTGITAQLNPACQLVLIGLMIVGRLGPITVATALAAPTTKRHYQLPKERPIIG; encoded by the coding sequence GTGGCTCTTCCCTTCAGGGGCTCGCGTCCGACGCGCACCATCCTGTTCGGTTTCTTGCTGGCGCTTATCATTGGCACCGGGCTGTTGATGCTTCCCATCTCCACCCAGTCCCCCGGCGGCATCCCGCTCCTGCCGGCGCTGTTCACGGCGACGTCGGCGCTGTGCGTCACGGGGCTGTCCGACGTCGACGTGCCCACGTACTGGACCCCATTCGGGCACGTCGTGATCATGTTCCTCATCCAAATCGGCGGCTTCGGAGTCATGAGCTTCGCCACGCTACTGAGCCTGCGCGTGATGGGGAAAGTCTCGCTGGGCAGCCGCATCACGGCGGCGACCGAAGCGCACGGTTCCGTCGGCGGCCTCCGCCCACTACTGCGACGGGTCCTCGTCACTGGCCTCGTGATCGAGGGCATCGTCATGGCGGCACTCACCATCCGACTACTCACGCTGGGGTACTCTGTCGGAGATTCCCTCTGGTACGGGCTCTTCCACGCGGTGTCGTCGTTCAACAACGCCGGGTTCTCGCTGTTCCCCGGCAACATGACGCCCTTCGTCGGCGACTGGGGCATCTGCCTTCCCATCATGGGCGCCATCATCGTCGGCGGGCTCGGGTTCCCCGTGCTGCACCAACTCGCCAGGGCGTACCGGCATCCGCACCGGTGGACCATGCACACCCGCATGGTGTTGTTCGGCACCGCCGTGCTGCTCGTGCTCTCGTCGATCTACGTCACCGTGCTCGAATGGAACAACCCGAAGACGCTGGGCGAACTCCCCTGGCACTCCCGCATCCTCGCCGGGGCGTTCCAAGCCGTCCAGACCCGCACCGCTGGCTTCAACTCCGTCGACATCGGCTCACTCCATGACTCGACGCTGTTCGGCATGGACATGCTGATGTTCATCGGCGGCGGCCCAGCGGGCACCGCAGGCGGTATCAAGATCACGACGTTCTTCGTCTTACTGTTCATCGCTTGGGCAGAAATCCGGGGTGACAGCGCCGTCAACATCTTCGGCCGTCGCCTGTCCCGCTCGCTGCACCGGCAGGCGATCACCGTCGCGTTGCTCGCCTCCGCCGTCGTCGGATTGGCGACGCTCGCGCTCCTCGTGCTCTCGCCATTCTCGCTCGACCAATCACTGTTCGAAGCCATCTCCGCGTTCGGCACCGTCGGGCTCTCGACGGGGATCACAGCGCAGCTCAACCCCGCATGCCAGCTGGTCCTCATCGGCCTTATGATCGTGGGGCGGCTCGGCCCCATCACCGTCGCCACGGCACTCGCAGCACCCACCACGAAGCGGCACTACCAGCTTCCTAAGGAAAGGCCGATCATTGGTTAA
- a CDS encoding TrkA family potassium uptake protein yields the protein MVNRLSRRSVHDKRADSVAVIGLGRFGASVALELMGIGAEVFGIDADEEVVQRFNGQLTNVVQADTTDEVALQELSLAEFDKVVVSIGSKLEASILTCSLLLDMGVPDVWAKATSIPHGRILSQLGAHHVVYPETEMGRRIAHRVRGALLDFIEIGTDFALVRTEVPAALAGGTIDETLCWRKYKVKPVAVKSPSLGWMPIVSDTIVNEGDLIQVVGKIEHVEAFARVQ from the coding sequence TTGGTTAACAGACTCTCTAGGCGCTCCGTCCACGACAAGCGCGCCGACTCCGTCGCCGTCATCGGCCTCGGGCGTTTCGGCGCATCGGTCGCCCTCGAGCTCATGGGCATCGGCGCGGAGGTGTTCGGCATCGATGCCGACGAAGAGGTCGTCCAGCGCTTCAACGGCCAGCTCACCAACGTCGTCCAGGCGGACACCACCGACGAGGTCGCCCTCCAGGAACTCTCCCTCGCCGAGTTCGACAAAGTCGTGGTCTCCATCGGGTCGAAGCTCGAGGCCAGCATCCTCACCTGCTCACTGCTGCTGGACATGGGGGTGCCCGACGTGTGGGCGAAGGCGACGAGCATCCCCCATGGCCGCATTCTCAGCCAGCTGGGCGCCCACCACGTCGTCTACCCGGAAACGGAGATGGGCAGACGCATCGCCCACCGCGTCCGCGGGGCACTGCTCGACTTCATCGAGATCGGCACCGACTTCGCCCTCGTGCGCACCGAGGTGCCCGCTGCCCTCGCGGGCGGCACCATCGACGAAACGCTCTGCTGGCGGAAATACAAGGTGAAGCCCGTGGCCGTGAAGTCACCGTCGCTGGGCTGGATGCCCATCGTGAGCGACACCATCGTCAACGAGGGCGACCTCATCCAGGTCGTCGGCAAGATCGAGCACGTTGAGGCGTTCGCTCGCGTGCAGTGA
- a CDS encoding RNB domain-containing ribonuclease: protein MRHHRLNEVPQKARSAIAKLQRKLELPLELPKAVLDQAEQLRQHPPACEAHVDRTDIEFVTIDPASSMDLDQAMHIAREDDGFVVHYAIADVGHWVEPGSPIDVEAHRRGQTLYAPGARVPLHPPALSEDAASLLADGRPRPAVLWSHHLDAQGRVREATVERAVVRNRAKLNYDQVQADVDAGRAHPSVALLPEVGRLRQQLEQERGGISLNLPEQEIVENEDAWSLTFRTLHPVEDWNAQISLLTGFVAAQMQIDGGTGVLRTLPAAEPESVRRLKRAAATIGVPWDDAETYPDFVRRLDPNDPQQLAVLMKCTVLFRGADYRTFTGGAPDGDLAQAALGAPYTHTTAPLRRLVDRYVLEICLAHAQGQDIPQWALDGLDDLPEVMRESGRRARAYERGVMDIAEALVLAGCEGQTMEGVLVDVNPKNKRGVVQIFESAVELAVTAKPSDVGEVIRVRIDRVDVEQGNVKLTRVN, encoded by the coding sequence ATGCGCCACCATCGCCTCAACGAAGTGCCGCAGAAGGCGCGCTCCGCGATAGCGAAGCTACAGCGCAAGCTGGAGTTGCCGCTCGAGCTCCCGAAGGCGGTGCTCGACCAGGCAGAGCAGCTGCGCCAGCACCCACCTGCGTGCGAGGCGCACGTCGATAGGACCGACATCGAGTTCGTCACGATTGATCCGGCGTCGTCGATGGACCTCGATCAGGCGATGCACATCGCACGAGAGGACGACGGTTTCGTCGTGCACTACGCGATCGCTGATGTGGGGCACTGGGTGGAGCCGGGCTCGCCGATCGACGTCGAGGCGCATCGGCGCGGGCAGACTCTCTACGCTCCGGGGGCCCGGGTTCCGCTGCACCCGCCGGCGCTGTCGGAGGACGCGGCGTCGCTCTTGGCCGACGGCAGACCCCGCCCGGCAGTGCTGTGGAGTCACCATCTCGACGCTCAGGGTCGGGTGCGAGAAGCCACCGTCGAGCGTGCGGTGGTGCGCAACCGAGCGAAGCTCAACTACGACCAAGTACAGGCCGACGTCGACGCCGGCCGCGCGCATCCGAGCGTCGCGCTGCTGCCCGAAGTGGGACGGCTGCGCCAACAGTTGGAGCAGGAGCGGGGCGGCATCTCCCTCAATCTGCCGGAACAAGAGATCGTCGAAAATGAGGACGCCTGGAGCCTCACATTTCGCACGCTGCATCCCGTCGAGGATTGGAACGCGCAGATCTCGCTGCTGACGGGGTTTGTGGCCGCTCAGATGCAGATCGACGGCGGCACCGGCGTGTTGCGCACCCTCCCCGCAGCCGAGCCAGAATCCGTCCGACGGCTGAAGCGTGCGGCGGCCACTATCGGCGTGCCATGGGATGACGCGGAAACGTACCCTGACTTCGTGCGACGCCTCGATCCGAACGATCCCCAGCAACTGGCTGTGCTGATGAAGTGCACCGTGTTGTTCCGCGGCGCCGACTACCGCACGTTCACAGGTGGGGCGCCCGACGGCGACCTCGCTCAGGCTGCGCTCGGCGCCCCCTACACGCACACGACGGCGCCCCTGCGTCGACTGGTCGACCGCTACGTGCTGGAGATCTGCCTCGCCCATGCGCAGGGCCAGGACATTCCGCAATGGGCGCTGGACGGGCTCGACGATCTCCCTGAGGTTATGCGTGAGTCGGGCAGGCGTGCGCGGGCGTACGAGCGCGGCGTGATGGACATCGCGGAAGCGCTGGTGCTCGCGGGCTGCGAGGGGCAGACGATGGAGGGGGTTCTCGTCGACGTGAATCCCAAGAATAAGCGTGGCGTCGTGCAGATCTTCGAGTCGGCGGTGGAACTAGCCGTGACGGCCAAACCGAGCGATGTCGGCGAGGTGATTCGCGTGCGGATCGACCGCGTCGATGTGGAGCAGGGGAACGTGAAACTCACTCGGGTGAACTAA
- a CDS encoding zinc ribbon domain-containing protein codes for MQAEPAVQRELLRLAGLDSDIARVTHLAKSLPQHQAIASLMEQRRELSDALTAATTNADDLDVAARRAESDLVPVRARLERDQQRLDDGSVTDAKAVQGLVAEIEHLTGRIATLEDEQLEAMSRAEEAATHRDQLAQKKEAVEQQLRDEVTARDTAVAELKAEAVGVAKSRKELASKLQGPLLDLYEKIRATSGSGAGALTGGRCGGCQLQLNVSDLNDIQQAPANAVLRCPECDRILVRTKEL; via the coding sequence ATGCAAGCCGAACCAGCGGTACAGCGCGAACTCCTGCGCCTGGCCGGACTCGACTCCGACATCGCTCGCGTGACGCATCTCGCGAAGTCGCTGCCGCAGCATCAGGCAATCGCTTCGCTGATGGAACAGCGTCGGGAACTCTCCGACGCGCTCACCGCAGCCACCACCAACGCCGACGACCTGGATGTGGCCGCGCGTCGCGCGGAATCCGATCTGGTGCCAGTGCGGGCCCGGCTCGAGCGTGACCAGCAGCGCCTCGACGACGGCAGCGTCACCGATGCGAAGGCCGTGCAGGGGCTCGTCGCCGAGATCGAACACCTCACCGGGCGCATCGCGACGTTGGAAGACGAGCAGCTGGAAGCGATGAGCAGAGCCGAGGAAGCCGCGACGCACCGCGACCAGCTTGCCCAGAAGAAGGAAGCTGTCGAGCAGCAGTTGCGCGACGAGGTCACTGCCAGGGACACAGCCGTGGCGGAGCTCAAGGCGGAGGCGGTCGGTGTGGCGAAGTCTCGTAAGGAGCTCGCGTCGAAGCTGCAGGGCCCTCTGCTCGACCTGTACGAGAAGATCCGGGCGACGTCGGGTTCGGGCGCCGGTGCCCTCACCGGCGGGCGATGCGGGGGCTGCCAGTTGCAGCTGAACGTGTCGGACCTCAACGACATCCAGCAGGCGCCCGCCAACGCGGTGCTGCGCTGCCCGGAATGCGACCGCATCCTGGTGCGCACCAAGGAGCTGTGA
- the glmM gene encoding phosphoglucosamine mutase, producing MARLFGTDGVRGTANVELTAELALDLSVAAAHILGEAGALRSTKPFAVVGRDPRASGEFLEAAVVAGLASAGIDVVLVDVLPTPGVAFLVDEINADLGVMISASHNAMPDNGIKFFSRGGVKLADDLEDAIESHMGEEWTRPTGAAVGRVRSDVSLHQKYVDHLTNSLGDTSLEGLTVVIDTANGAASTTAIEAFQAKGAQVIPMHNHPDGININDKCGSTHMESLMQRVTEVGADLGIALDGDADRCLAVDADGNLVNGDQIMAILAVAMKEEHRLISDTLVATVMSNLGLVKAMREHGIRVDQTKVGDRYVLESMNANGFALGGEQSGHVIINEFANTGDGTLTGLHLAARMAKTGKPLAELAKVMTVFPQALINVRGVDKLRAGVDNDVNRAVADASMQLGDTGRVLLRPSGTEPVVRVMVEAPTQDEADSIAESLADVVRERLTL from the coding sequence ATGGCACGTCTTTTTGGAACCGACGGCGTACGCGGCACCGCCAACGTCGAACTCACCGCGGAATTGGCGCTTGATCTCTCCGTCGCCGCTGCACACATCTTGGGTGAAGCTGGAGCGCTTCGCAGCACCAAACCTTTCGCCGTGGTGGGGCGCGACCCGCGCGCCAGCGGCGAGTTTCTCGAAGCCGCAGTCGTGGCCGGGCTGGCCTCGGCAGGCATCGACGTGGTGCTCGTCGACGTGCTTCCGACGCCAGGTGTGGCGTTCCTGGTCGACGAAATCAATGCTGACTTGGGCGTGATGATCTCCGCCTCGCACAACGCCATGCCTGACAACGGCATCAAGTTCTTCTCCCGTGGTGGCGTGAAGCTTGCCGACGACCTCGAGGACGCCATCGAATCGCACATGGGCGAGGAATGGACGCGTCCCACGGGTGCTGCGGTTGGCCGGGTTCGCTCCGATGTCAGCCTCCACCAGAAGTACGTCGATCACCTGACCAACTCGCTCGGTGACACCTCGCTGGAGGGGCTCACCGTCGTCATCGATACCGCCAACGGTGCGGCCTCCACCACTGCGATCGAAGCGTTCCAGGCCAAGGGCGCGCAGGTCATCCCGATGCACAACCACCCAGACGGCATCAACATCAACGACAAGTGTGGCTCCACCCACATGGAGTCGCTCATGCAGCGCGTCACGGAAGTGGGGGCCGACCTCGGCATCGCCCTCGACGGAGACGCCGACCGCTGCCTCGCCGTCGACGCCGATGGCAACCTCGTGAACGGCGACCAGATCATGGCGATCCTCGCGGTGGCCATGAAGGAAGAACACCGCCTGATTTCGGACACGCTCGTCGCCACCGTGATGAGCAACCTCGGCTTGGTGAAGGCCATGCGTGAGCACGGCATCCGCGTCGACCAAACAAAGGTGGGCGACCGCTACGTGCTCGAGTCCATGAACGCCAACGGCTTTGCGCTCGGCGGTGAGCAATCCGGGCACGTCATCATCAACGAGTTCGCCAACACCGGCGACGGCACCCTCACCGGCCTGCACCTGGCGGCTCGGATGGCGAAGACGGGTAAGCCGCTTGCTGAACTCGCGAAGGTCATGACGGTATTCCCGCAGGCGCTTATCAACGTTCGGGGCGTCGACAAGCTGCGCGCAGGCGTCGATAACGACGTCAACCGCGCCGTCGCAGACGCCTCCATGCAACTGGGCGACACCGGCCGCGTGCTGCTGCGGCCGTCGGGCACGGAGCCGGTGGTGCGCGTCATGGTAGAGGCGCCCACGCAGGACGAAGCCGACTCCATCGCCGAGTCGCTCGCCGACGTGGTTCGCGAACGACTCACGCTGTAA
- the rpsI gene encoding 30S ribosomal protein S9 produces the protein MSTEVVEETVSDEITPFTDEENREIAYRSDSNPAAAEGAQSRPAVVAPGQAVGRRKQAIARVRIIPGSGSWSINGRTLEDYFPNKLHQQAINEPFVVAGLVGSYDVVARIVGGGPSGQAGALRLAIARALNAVDAEASRPALKKAGLLTRDARVPERKKAGLKKARKAPQYSKR, from the coding sequence ATGAGCACTGAAGTTGTCGAGGAGACCGTGAGCGACGAGATCACGCCGTTCACCGATGAAGAGAATCGCGAGATCGCCTACCGCTCCGATTCCAACCCGGCCGCCGCTGAAGGCGCCCAGTCTCGGCCCGCCGTCGTGGCCCCTGGTCAGGCCGTCGGCCGTCGGAAGCAGGCTATCGCCCGCGTCCGAATCATCCCCGGTTCCGGTTCGTGGTCCATCAACGGCCGCACTCTGGAAGACTACTTCCCCAACAAGCTGCACCAACAGGCCATCAACGAGCCTTTCGTCGTCGCTGGCCTCGTTGGTTCCTACGACGTCGTGGCCCGCATCGTGGGTGGCGGCCCGTCGGGACAGGCAGGTGCGCTGCGCCTGGCGATCGCCCGCGCGCTGAACGCCGTCGACGCTGAGGCCTCGCGCCCCGCGCTCAAGAAGGCTGGACTGCTCACCCGCGACGCCCGCGTGCCCGAGCGTAAGAAGGCTGGTCTCAAGAAGGCCCGCAAGGCGCCTCAGTACAGCAAGCGCTGA
- the rplM gene encoding 50S ribosomal protein L13: MTTYTPKPGEIARNWYVIDAEDVVLGRLAVTAATLLRGKHKATFAPHVDGGDFVIVVNASKIALTGDKAQKSMRFSHSGRPGGLKQSSIGELLEKNPRKAVERAVWGMLPKNKLSRQLIGKLKVYAGPEHPHAAQKPQPYEITQIAQ; the protein is encoded by the coding sequence GTGACTACGTACACCCCCAAGCCAGGCGAAATCGCCAGGAACTGGTATGTGATTGATGCCGAGGATGTTGTCCTCGGACGTCTCGCGGTAACTGCCGCAACGTTGCTGCGTGGCAAGCACAAGGCCACTTTCGCCCCGCACGTCGACGGCGGCGACTTCGTGATTGTCGTCAATGCGTCGAAGATCGCGCTCACCGGCGACAAGGCTCAGAAGTCGATGCGCTTCTCTCACTCCGGCCGTCCGGGCGGGCTGAAGCAGTCCTCCATCGGCGAGCTGCTGGAGAAGAACCCGCGCAAGGCTGTCGAGCGCGCGGTGTGGGGCATGCTGCCGAAGAACAAGCTGTCGCGTCAGCTCATCGGCAAGCTCAAGGTGTACGCCGGCCCTGAGCACCCCCACGCTGCGCAGAAGCCGCAGCCGTACGAGATCACCCAGATCGCCCAGTAA
- the cbiB gene encoding adenosylcobinamide-phosphate synthase CbiB translates to MKWRAVGLALGLVADRAFGDPARHHPVAWFGTAASRIEEHTYADDVGAGGMHVAALLAPLAVGGAVVECAGRRWPWVRVVATACTTWAVVGATSLAKEGRIMADALDADDLPRARERLGHLCGRDADALDAPELARATIESMAENTADAAVASIFWGATLGVPGMLVHRAVNTLDAMIGHRNAHYERFGKVAARLDDVLDLLPARATGMLFAGLAPAVSGDARRAWRVLRRDHAKHPSPNGGWCESAMAGALGVQLGGRNIYYGGRVEERGLLGDGPRPDAHAVRRSTRLVSLATFVAGGIACAVLGARSAR, encoded by the coding sequence ATGAAGTGGCGTGCGGTGGGCTTGGCACTGGGACTCGTGGCGGACCGTGCGTTCGGCGACCCCGCGCGGCATCACCCCGTCGCGTGGTTCGGTACGGCGGCCAGCCGAATCGAGGAGCACACCTACGCCGACGACGTGGGCGCCGGCGGGATGCACGTCGCGGCACTGCTCGCCCCACTCGCAGTGGGCGGTGCCGTCGTGGAATGCGCCGGGCGGCGTTGGCCGTGGGTTCGGGTGGTTGCCACCGCCTGCACAACCTGGGCCGTCGTCGGGGCCACCAGCCTTGCCAAGGAAGGACGCATCATGGCCGACGCCCTCGACGCCGACGATCTGCCTCGCGCCCGCGAGCGGCTGGGGCATCTGTGCGGCAGAGACGCCGACGCGCTCGACGCGCCGGAGCTCGCTCGAGCCACCATCGAATCGATGGCAGAGAACACGGCCGACGCCGCCGTCGCGTCGATCTTCTGGGGTGCGACGCTGGGTGTGCCAGGCATGCTGGTGCACCGCGCGGTGAATACCCTCGACGCCATGATCGGGCATCGCAACGCCCATTACGAACGGTTCGGGAAAGTGGCTGCGCGACTCGATGATGTGCTCGATCTGCTGCCCGCCAGGGCCACCGGCATGCTGTTTGCAGGGCTCGCGCCTGCCGTGAGTGGCGATGCACGTCGAGCGTGGCGAGTGTTGCGACGCGACCATGCCAAGCACCCGAGCCCGAACGGGGGCTGGTGTGAATCAGCGATGGCGGGCGCGCTGGGCGTGCAACTTGGCGGTCGCAACATTTACTACGGAGGGCGGGTCGAGGAGCGAGGGCTGCTTGGTGATGGTCCGCGCCCCGACGCACATGCCGTGCGTCGATCGACGAGGCTCGTCTCACTCGCGACGTTCGTGGCAGGGGGCATCGCGTGCGCGGTCCTGGGCGCCAGGAGTGCTCGTTGA
- the cobC gene encoding Rv2231c family pyridoxal phosphate-dependent protein CobC gives MSHRGYCATDSGWPDLLHHGDADLGEGLEDFAVNVRAATPPTFVQEALMRAVSTWAAYPNPAPAIAAIAGRWGVPQKMVLPTSGAAEAFTLVARALRPRKAVVVHPQFTEPEAALLRAGHHVSRVLLDRPFTLNSGDVPDDADVVVVGNPTNPTGVLHPADVLRRLARPGRVVLVDEAFLDEVGDDHSLIAPAMPGLLVTRSLTKAFSIAGVRAGYAVGEPDLIARLRSEQTPWSVSSPAITLMQACMSDEALAFVRAEAASIPAARNDLVRRLETLGLWVAPSQSPFVLADTSSMGAGSLREPLAKQGFAVRRCETFPGLGPSWLRLAVRTPRAHERLAAAFAAVQAEGDQP, from the coding sequence GTGAGTCATCGCGGGTATTGTGCCACGGATTCCGGTTGGCCGGATTTACTGCACCACGGCGACGCTGACCTGGGAGAAGGTCTGGAAGACTTCGCCGTGAACGTGCGGGCTGCCACGCCGCCGACGTTTGTGCAAGAGGCACTCATGCGCGCGGTCTCGACGTGGGCTGCGTATCCCAACCCCGCGCCGGCGATTGCTGCCATCGCGGGCAGGTGGGGCGTGCCGCAGAAGATGGTGCTGCCTACCAGCGGAGCAGCGGAGGCGTTCACCCTCGTGGCGCGCGCGTTGCGGCCCCGCAAGGCAGTGGTGGTGCACCCGCAGTTCACGGAGCCGGAAGCGGCCTTGCTGCGGGCCGGGCATCACGTGTCGCGCGTGTTGCTCGATCGCCCCTTCACGCTGAACTCGGGTGACGTGCCCGACGACGCCGATGTCGTCGTCGTGGGTAACCCCACCAATCCCACCGGGGTGTTGCACCCGGCGGACGTGCTTCGACGGTTGGCCCGCCCTGGGCGGGTGGTGCTCGTCGACGAAGCCTTCCTCGACGAAGTGGGCGACGACCATTCCCTCATCGCGCCCGCGATGCCGGGGCTCCTGGTGACGCGCTCCCTCACGAAGGCGTTCTCGATCGCCGGTGTGCGGGCGGGCTACGCGGTGGGGGAGCCCGATCTGATCGCGAGGCTTCGCAGTGAGCAAACGCCGTGGTCGGTCTCCTCGCCCGCCATCACGCTGATGCAGGCGTGCATGTCCGACGAAGCGCTCGCCTTCGTGCGTGCCGAGGCAGCATCGATTCCGGCGGCGCGGAACGACCTGGTGCGGCGTCTCGAAACGCTCGGGCTGTGGGTGGCGCCGTCGCAGAGCCCATTCGTGCTGGCGGACACCTCGTCGATGGGGGCTGGGTCGCTGCGCGAGCCGCTCGCCAAGCAGGGGTTTGCGGTTCGTCGATGCGAAACATTTCCGGGGCTTGGGCCTAGCTGGCTTCGGCTGGCCGTGCGCACCCCACGAGCTCATGAGCGCCTTGCTGCCGCGTTCGCCGCGGTGCAGGCGGAAGGAGATCAGCCATGA
- the cbiT gene encoding precorrin-6Y C5,15-methyltransferase (decarboxylating) subunit CbiT: protein MTHAFSPVPGLPDDAFAHDGLITKRVARAAALAHLRPSPKERLWDVGVGAGSVLVEWLRALPDTTGIGVERRPERLANARENLHRFKVADRGELVAADAQDALAGLPQPDAVFIGGGLSDGVLTQCVDRLKSGGRLVAHGVTVEAELLLAAAQATHGGELMRIAVEVGDTIGSFRGWKPLRTITQWAWQR from the coding sequence ATGACTCACGCTTTCTCTCCCGTTCCCGGTCTGCCCGACGACGCGTTCGCCCATGATGGCCTCATCACCAAGCGCGTGGCCAGGGCCGCCGCGCTCGCGCACTTGCGCCCGTCACCGAAGGAGCGACTGTGGGACGTCGGCGTCGGTGCGGGCAGCGTGCTCGTCGAATGGCTTCGGGCGCTGCCTGACACCACAGGCATCGGCGTCGAACGCCGCCCCGAGCGCCTGGCGAACGCGCGCGAGAATCTGCACCGTTTCAAGGTGGCTGATAGAGGTGAGCTGGTGGCCGCCGACGCGCAAGACGCCCTGGCGGGACTCCCCCAGCCGGATGCGGTGTTCATCGGCGGCGGATTGAGCGACGGTGTGCTCACCCAGTGCGTGGATCGGCTGAAATCGGGGGGCAGGCTGGTGGCGCATGGGGTCACCGTCGAGGCAGAACTCCTGCTTGCTGCTGCGCAGGCCACCCACGGCGGGGAGCTCATGCGCATCGCGGTGGAGGTGGGCGACACCATCGGCTCGTTCCGTGGCTGGAAGCCGCTGCGCACTATCACGCAGTGGGCCTGGCAGCGCTGA
- a CDS encoding energy-coupling factor ABC transporter ATP-binding protein gives MKLEARGLTLDHGGPTVLSAVDLSVEAGSRTLLIGANGSGKTTLLRALCGSLRPTAGDIIVDGEPLQHSRSALRRHRQRVQLVLQDPDEQLFSADVRQDVSFGPTNLNMETDAVLQRVDETLELLSITHLADRPCHQLSYGERKRVALAGAVAMRPDVLLLDEPTAGLDPAGVEEMLGILQRLQALGTTLVMSTHDLNLALRIATQVAVVAGGKLTVGEPVEVLNDVDLLTSARLTRPWPLELASQLGLDARPRTLDEMVRCLR, from the coding sequence ATGAAACTCGAGGCACGCGGGCTCACGCTGGATCATGGCGGCCCGACGGTGCTCTCCGCGGTTGATCTCTCCGTCGAGGCAGGAAGCCGGACGCTGCTCATCGGCGCCAACGGCTCGGGCAAGACCACCTTGCTGCGCGCGTTGTGCGGCAGCCTGCGCCCAACGGCGGGGGACATCATCGTCGATGGCGAACCGCTACAGCACAGCCGTAGTGCACTGCGACGGCACCGCCAGCGCGTTCAGCTCGTGCTGCAAGATCCCGACGAGCAACTGTTCAGCGCCGACGTGCGCCAAGACGTCTCGTTTGGGCCAACCAACCTGAACATGGAGACCGATGCCGTGCTGCAGCGCGTCGACGAGACCCTCGAATTGCTATCCATCACCCACCTCGCGGATCGGCCCTGCCACCAGCTCAGCTACGGCGAACGCAAACGCGTCGCGCTCGCCGGTGCCGTGGCCATGCGGCCCGATGTGCTGCTGCTCGACGAGCCCACCGCCGGCCTTGACCCGGCAGGCGTGGAAGAGATGCTGGGCATCTTGCAGCGCCTGCAGGCGCTGGGCACGACGCTCGTCATGTCCACCCACGACCTCAACCTGGCCCTGCGGATCGCCACGCAGGTTGCCGTGGTGGCCGGCGGGAAGCTCACGGTGGGGGAGCCCGTCGAGGTGCTGAACGACGTCGACCTCCTGACCTCGGCGCGGCTCACGAGGCCGTGGCCGCTCGAACTCGCGAGCCAGCTGGGGCTCGATGCGCGCCCGCGAACCCTCGACGAGATGGTGCGGTGCCTGAGATGA